Sequence from the Rhodococcus jostii RHA1 genome:
AGGGAAAATCTCGCGACGAGTGCCCGAGGATGGAACACTCGCCCCATGACGACGTTACGGGTGGGTCGACTGTGGTTGGCGGGACTGATGGTGGCTCTGATCGGGCTGGTGCTCGTTCCCGGCGCCTCCGCGACCCCGAACCGAGCAGTCTTCTCCGGCGCATCGGACCAGGTGATCACCGTCTACGCGCCATCCGCGGGGGCAGTGGTCGCCGAACTGACCGCCTGGGAACGGAATGCGGACGGCACGTGGCAGGTGTTCGCGGGCCCCGTCCCCGCCGACGTCGGCGCGGAGGGAATCGGCGCGGCGAACGAATTCTCCACCCGCACGCCGGCCGGTGTCTTTCCGCTGTCGCAGGCGTTCGGCCGGCAGCCCGCACCGGAGACGGCGATGCCGTACTTCCAGTCCGATCGACGTGACTGGTGGGATGCGAATCCACTCTCGCCGACCTACAACACGCACGTCCGGCAGGACGCGAGCCCCGGTGGGAACAGCGAGAATCTCTACGCGGCTGGACCGCTGTACGACCACGCGGTCGCGATCGGCTACAACGCCGCCCGCATTCCCGGCCTCGGTTCTGCGATGTTCCTGCACGTCACGGACGGCACCACCACCGAAGGGTGCGTCGCCATCGACCGCGGCACGCTGACCTCAGTCCTCGGCCGGCTCGACCCGGCGAAGAACCCGGTGATCGAGATCGCCGTAGGCGCGTAGCACCCGTGAGTGGTTGACGAGTCCAGGGACTCGTCAACCACTCACGGGCGGCGGAGCCGCCTACAGGCCGGGACGCTTGCCGATGGTGAGGGTGGGGGTGGAGACGCCGGCGAAGAAGTCCTCGCCCTTGTCATCGACCACGATGAACGCGGGGAAGTCCTCGACCTCGATCTTCCAGACCGCTTCCATGCCGAGTTCTTCGTACTCGACGATCTCGACCTTCTTGATGCAGTCGAGGGCGAGACGCGCCGCGGGACCGCCGATGGACCCGAGGTAGAAGCCGCCGTACGACTTGCACGCGTCGGTGACCTGCTTGGAGCGGTTGCCCTTCGCGAGCATCACCATCGAGCCGCCCGCGGCCTGGAACTGCTCCACGTAGGAGTCCATGCGACCGGCGGTGGTGGGTCCGAAGGAGCCGGACGCCATGCCGTCGGGGGTCTTGGCCGGACCGGCGTAGTACACTGGGTGGTCCTTGAGGTACTGAGGCATGTCCTCGCCGGCGTCGAGCCGTTCCTTGATCTTGGCGTGGGCGATGTCGCGTGCGACGACGAGCGGGCCGGTCAGCGACAGCCGTGTCTTCACCGGGTGCTTGGACAGCTCGGCGAGGATCTCGGGCATCGGCTTGGTGAGGTCGATCTTCACGGCGGCGCCCTTGCCGGTGCCGGAGACGCCGTCGGTCTCGGCGTCGAGTTGGGCGTCGGTGACCTCGGGGAGGAACCGGCCGGGGTTGAATTCGAGCTGCTCGAGGAAGACGCCCTCGGGGGTGATCTTCGCCTTGGCCTGGCGGTCCGCCGAGCAGGACACGGCGAGAGCGACGGGCAGTGAGGCGCCGTGGCGGGGGAGGCGGATGACGCGGACGTCGTGGCAGAAGTACTTGCCGCCGAACTGTGCGCCGATGCCGATCTGACGGGTCAGCTCGAGCACCTTCTGCTCGAGTTCCAGGTCGCGGAAGCCGCGGCCCGTGATCGCTCCCTCGTTGGGGAGTTCGTCGAGGTAGTGCGCGGACGCGTACTTGGCCGTCTTGAGCGCGAACTCCGCGGACGTGCCGCCGACGACGATCGCGAGGTGGTACGGCGGGCAGGCCGCGGTGCCGAGGGCGCGGATTTTCTCTTCGAGGAACCGCATCATGCCGTCCGGGTTCAGGATCGCCTTGGTCTCCTGGAACAGGTAGGACTTGTTGGCGCTGCCGCCGCCCTTGGCCATGTACAGGAACTTGTAGGCGTTCTCGTGGCCGGTCGCCGTGTCGGCGTAGAGCTCGATCTGGGCGGGGAGGTTGCTCCCGGTGTTCTTCTCGTCCCACATCGTGATCGGCGCGTTCTGCGAGTACCGCAGGTTGAGCCGGGTGTAGGCGTCGTAGACGCCACGGGCGATGGCCTTCTCGTCGTCGCCGGGGGTGAGGACGTGCTGGCCGCGCTTGCCCATGACGATCGCGGTGCCGGTGTCCTGGCACATCGGCAGCACGCCGGCCGCGGAGATGTTGGCGTTCTTGAGCAGATCCAGTGCCACGAACTTGTCGTTACCCGATGCCTCGGGGTCGTCGAGGATGCTCGCGAGCTGCGTCAGATGGTCGCTGCGCAGGTAGTGCGAGATGTCGTGGAGCGCGGTCTCGGTGAGCAGGCGCAGCGCCTCGGGCTCGACGGACAGGAAGGTGCGGCCGTCGGGTCCTTCGA
This genomic interval carries:
- a CDS encoding L,D-transpeptidase family protein, whose protein sequence is MTTLRVGRLWLAGLMVALIGLVLVPGASATPNRAVFSGASDQVITVYAPSAGAVVAELTAWERNADGTWQVFAGPVPADVGAEGIGAANEFSTRTPAGVFPLSQAFGRQPAPETAMPYFQSDRRDWWDANPLSPTYNTHVRQDASPGGNSENLYAAGPLYDHAVAIGYNAARIPGLGSAMFLHVTDGTTTEGCVAIDRGTLTSVLGRLDPAKNPVIEIAVGA
- a CDS encoding fumarate hydratase, which translates into the protein MADFLYEDLLPIGEDPTEYRLLTTEGVSTVEGPDGRTFLSVEPEALRLLTETALHDISHYLRSDHLTQLASILDDPEASGNDKFVALDLLKNANISAAGVLPMCQDTGTAIVMGKRGQHVLTPGDDEKAIARGVYDAYTRLNLRYSQNAPITMWDEKNTGSNLPAQIELYADTATGHENAYKFLYMAKGGGSANKSYLFQETKAILNPDGMMRFLEEKIRALGTAACPPYHLAIVVGGTSAEFALKTAKYASAHYLDELPNEGAITGRGFRDLELEQKVLELTRQIGIGAQFGGKYFCHDVRVIRLPRHGASLPVALAVSCSADRQAKAKITPEGVFLEQLEFNPGRFLPEVTDAQLDAETDGVSGTGKGAAVKIDLTKPMPEILAELSKHPVKTRLSLTGPLVVARDIAHAKIKERLDAGEDMPQYLKDHPVYYAGPAKTPDGMASGSFGPTTAGRMDSYVEQFQAAGGSMVMLAKGNRSKQVTDACKSYGGFYLGSIGGPAARLALDCIKKVEIVEYEELGMEAVWKIEVEDFPAFIVVDDKGEDFFAGVSTPTLTIGKRPGL